In Arachis hypogaea cultivar Tifrunner chromosome 17, arahy.Tifrunner.gnm2.J5K5, whole genome shotgun sequence, a single window of DNA contains:
- the LOC112764242 gene encoding uncharacterized protein isoform X1 produces the protein MKHLNAVSFTSDSTLPTQLTTQHSTTPIKYSVPPHDSIVKTSSPCGIMMKRGYKSKSWNGSQNCRVPLLVISLGLMLMLVLVIVFVVLQNDDGKPNLAHEINDGQKTSSASEIPQQKWNNFDSVVKLKPTRETRNGTDVIWQVPEAPKGVLFLAHGCDGRAVNFWDRSPQCPDCVGLPEERLLVLNALARGFAVITISSAGRCWAYNGVEKFVVKDIIKWFVGKEKLQKLPLVALGASSGGYFVSLLPTIMKFNSIVLMIAEGMFEKFDVEENYPPTLFVHMPKDLYRQQKIDEYVEILKEKGIAADVVECMELPLSPNFLADRVPGLDQSLSRRLFEFFHKEGFIDRNGYMKKDGRVTKWRKVLQEKKNFLVDKHLVPHIQEELNLAFAYHEMTSVHSDKIFKWFESHMS, from the exons ATGAAACACCTGAATGCAGTTTCTTTCACATCAGATTCAACGCTCCCAACTCAACTCACAACTCaacattcaacaacaccaatcaaATATTCAGTTCCGCCACATGATTCCAT TGTGAAGACTTCATCACCTTGTGGCATCATGATGAAGCGTGGTTACAAATCCAAGTCATGGAATGGTTCTCAGAATTGCAGGGTTCCTTTGCTTGTCATTTCTCTTGGATTGATGCTGATGCTAGTGTTAGTGATTGTTTTTGTAGTGCTTCAGAACGATGATGGAAAACCTAATTTAGCTCATGAAATTAATGATGGCCAGAAAACAAGTTCAGcttctgaaatacctcaacaaAAGTGGAATAACTTTGACTCGGTGGTGAAATTGAAGCCAACAAGAGAGACTAGGAATGGAACAGATGTGATTTGGCAAGTGCCTGAAGCACCTAAAGGTGTTCTCTTTCTGGCACATGGATGCGATGGCCGTGCCGTTAACTTTTGGGACCGATCCCCTCAGTGCCCTGATTGCGTTGGTTTGCCCGAAGAACGGCTGCTTGTTCTTAACGCCCTTGCTCGGGGTTTTGCCGTGATCACCATTTCGAGTGCTGGAAGATGTTGGGCTTATAATGGTGTGGAAAAGTTTGTAGTCAAAGACATTATCAAATGGTTTGTTGGTAAAGAGAAGCTTCAGAAACTTCCCCTGGTGGCTCTTGGTGCTTCGTCTGGGGGATATTTTGTATCATTGCTTCCAACCATTATGAAGTTTAATAGTATTGTCCTCATGATTGCTGAGGGAATGTTTGagaaatttgatgttgaagaaaACTACCCGCCTACCCTATTCGTTCACATGCCAAAGGATCTGTATAGGCAGCAGAAAATAGATGAATATGTGGAGATTTTGAAAGAGAAAGGGATTGctgctgatgttgttgaatgCATGGAGCTCCCATTATCACCAAACTTTTTAGCAGATAGAGTTCCAGGTCTTGATCAAAGCCTTTCCCGAAGGTTATTCGAATTCTTTCACAAAGAGGGATTTATTGATCGCAATGGATATATGAAGAAAGACGGCCGGGTAACAAAATGGAGAAAGGTACTTCAGGAGAAGAAAAATTTCTTGGTGGATAAGCATCTTGTACCTCATATCCAGGAGGAGCTAAACCTTGCATTTGCATATCATGAGATGACTAGTGTGCACTCAGATAAAATCTTCAAGTGGTTTGAATCTCATATGAGCTGA
- the LOC112764242 gene encoding uncharacterized protein isoform X2 yields the protein MLQEIHYVLVVKTSSPCGIMMKRGYKSKSWNGSQNCRVPLLVISLGLMLMLVLVIVFVVLQNDDGKPNLAHEINDGQKTSSASEIPQQKWNNFDSVVKLKPTRETRNGTDVIWQVPEAPKGVLFLAHGCDGRAVNFWDRSPQCPDCVGLPEERLLVLNALARGFAVITISSAGRCWAYNGVEKFVVKDIIKWFVGKEKLQKLPLVALGASSGGYFVSLLPTIMKFNSIVLMIAEGMFEKFDVEENYPPTLFVHMPKDLYRQQKIDEYVEILKEKGIAADVVECMELPLSPNFLADRVPGLDQSLSRRLFEFFHKEGFIDRNGYMKKDGRVTKWRKVLQEKKNFLVDKHLVPHIQEELNLAFAYHEMTSVHSDKIFKWFESHMS from the exons ATGCTGCAAGAAATTCACTATGTGTTAGT TGTGAAGACTTCATCACCTTGTGGCATCATGATGAAGCGTGGTTACAAATCCAAGTCATGGAATGGTTCTCAGAATTGCAGGGTTCCTTTGCTTGTCATTTCTCTTGGATTGATGCTGATGCTAGTGTTAGTGATTGTTTTTGTAGTGCTTCAGAACGATGATGGAAAACCTAATTTAGCTCATGAAATTAATGATGGCCAGAAAACAAGTTCAGcttctgaaatacctcaacaaAAGTGGAATAACTTTGACTCGGTGGTGAAATTGAAGCCAACAAGAGAGACTAGGAATGGAACAGATGTGATTTGGCAAGTGCCTGAAGCACCTAAAGGTGTTCTCTTTCTGGCACATGGATGCGATGGCCGTGCCGTTAACTTTTGGGACCGATCCCCTCAGTGCCCTGATTGCGTTGGTTTGCCCGAAGAACGGCTGCTTGTTCTTAACGCCCTTGCTCGGGGTTTTGCCGTGATCACCATTTCGAGTGCTGGAAGATGTTGGGCTTATAATGGTGTGGAAAAGTTTGTAGTCAAAGACATTATCAAATGGTTTGTTGGTAAAGAGAAGCTTCAGAAACTTCCCCTGGTGGCTCTTGGTGCTTCGTCTGGGGGATATTTTGTATCATTGCTTCCAACCATTATGAAGTTTAATAGTATTGTCCTCATGATTGCTGAGGGAATGTTTGagaaatttgatgttgaagaaaACTACCCGCCTACCCTATTCGTTCACATGCCAAAGGATCTGTATAGGCAGCAGAAAATAGATGAATATGTGGAGATTTTGAAAGAGAAAGGGATTGctgctgatgttgttgaatgCATGGAGCTCCCATTATCACCAAACTTTTTAGCAGATAGAGTTCCAGGTCTTGATCAAAGCCTTTCCCGAAGGTTATTCGAATTCTTTCACAAAGAGGGATTTATTGATCGCAATGGATATATGAAGAAAGACGGCCGGGTAACAAAATGGAGAAAGGTACTTCAGGAGAAGAAAAATTTCTTGGTGGATAAGCATCTTGTACCTCATATCCAGGAGGAGCTAAACCTTGCATTTGCATATCATGAGATGACTAGTGTGCACTCAGATAAAATCTTCAAGTGGTTTGAATCTCATATGAGCTGA
- the LOC112764241 gene encoding uncharacterized protein, whose amino-acid sequence MERKRSYHGLLTMLTLLALLSQHLVIPVISTTVEGHNKAPKKGVSTSLCSHHGHHSHHHGSGCGSSTPSHGGSGSSGGGGSYNPTPSPPSGGGSYNPSPSSPSGGGSCSPSPSPPSGSGSGSGSYNPTPSPPSGGNCGSPPEGSSPTTPSNPPSGGGGYYGSPPDEPSPSTPSTPDTPSSPPSGGGGSYNPTPSPPSGGGGSYNPTPSPPSGSGSGSYNPTPSPPSGGNCGSPPEGSSPTTPTTPETPLSPDAPSSPPSGGGGYYGSPPDEPSPTTPTTPETPLSPDAPSSPPSGGGGYYGSPPQEPSTPTPLTPDAPSNPPSGGGGYYGSPPQEPSTPTPLTPDAPSNPPSGGGYYNSPPTYGGSPPTYGGNSPPTPIDPGTNPTPPYIPAPSPFTGTCNYWRTHPGIIWGLLGWWGSLGNAFGVTSMPGLGTGLTLPQALSNTRTDGFGALYREGTASFLNSLVNNKFPYTTAQVRDRFAASLISNKAAEAQANLFRMANEGKMKPRT is encoded by the exons ATGGAGAGGAAAAGAAGTTATCATGGTTTACTTACCATGTTAACATTGCTGGCTTTGCTTTCTCAGCACCTTGTCATTCCTGTAATATCCACCACTGTTGAAGGCCACAATAAGGCTCCCAAAAAGGGTGTATCCACCTCTCTAT GCTCACACCATGGTCACCATTCTCATCATCATGGCTCTGGATGTGGAAGCTCAACACCCTCTCACGGAGGTAGTGGAAGCTCTGGGGGTGGTGGAAGCTACAACCCAACCCCATCACCACCTTCAGGTGGTGGAAGCTACAATCCAAGCCCCTCATCACCCTCAGGTGGTGGAAGCTGCAGCCCAAGCCCTTCACCACCCTCTGGTAGTGGAAGCGGAAGTGGAAGTTATAATCCAACCCCATCACCACCCTCAGGTGGCAATTGTGGATCACCACCAGAGGGATCATCTCCAACAACACCATCAAACCCTCCCTCAGGAGGTGGTGGCTACTATGGATCACCACCTGATGAACCTTCTCCATCAACACCCTCAACTCCAGACACACCATCAAGCCCTCCCTCAGGTGGTGGTGGAAGCTACAATCCAACCCCATCACCACCCTCAGGTGGTGGTGGAAGCTACAATCCAACCCCATCACCACCCTCAGGTAGTGGTAGTGGAAGTTATAATCCAACGCCATCGCCACCCTCAGGTGGCAATTGTGGATCACCACCTGAAGGATCATCTCCAACAACACCCACTACTCCAGAAACACCCTTATCTCCAGATGCACCATCAAGCCCTCCCTCAGGAGGTGGTGGCTACTATGGATCACCACCTGATGAACCTTCTCCAACAACACCCACTACTCCAGAAACACCTTTATCTCCAGATGCACCATCAAGCCCTCCCTCAGGTGGTGGTGGTTACTATGGATCACCACCACAAGAACCTTCTACTCCAACGCCCTTAACTCCAGATGCACCATCAAACCCTCCCTCCGGAGGTGGTGGATACTATGGATCACCACCACAGGAACCTTCTACTCCAACACCTTTAACTCCAGATGCACCATCAAACCCACCCTCAGGTGGTGGTTACTATAACTCCCCACCAACTTATGGAGGCTCTCCACCAACTTATGGAGGAAATAGCCCTCCAACACCAATTGATCCAGGAACCAATCCAACCCCACCCTACATTCCTGCCCCATCTCCCTTCACGGGTACATGCAA CTACTGGAGGACTCACCCCGGAATCATCTGGGGATTGCTTGGCTGGTGGGGCTCCTTAGGGAATGCATTCGGTGTCACCAGCATGCCCGGGCTCGGTACAGGTCTGACCTTGCCACAAGCACTTTCCAACACAAGAACTGATGGGTTTGGAGCACTCTACAGAGAAGGGACAGCTTCTTTCCTCAACTCCTTGGTGAACAACAAGTTCCCTTACACAACAGCACAAGTCAGAGACAGATTTGCAGCATCACTTATCTCAAACAAGGCAGCAGAAGCACAAGCCAACCTATTCAGGATGGCCAATGAGGGGAAAATGAAGCCTCGGACATGA